The stretch of DNA AATGATACTCCACTTGGCCTTAGCCTCCCGGGCATGGGAGAGGGAGGTGGTGGGTGGGCGTAGGTGCTGGGAAGCTCCCTCCCTGGACCTTTCCAGGCCAGAGGTGGTAGAGGGAGCGCAAGAGTCGGGAGAACCCAGAAAGAGGCACATCGGGGTCTCTGGAGATGGAGCAGGAAATATACAAGACTCAGGAGAAGGTGAGGCAGAGAGTGGTCGGGCAGAGAGGAATTTATTGAGGTCTTTTGAGAAACGTCGGGGTCACTGGGGTCTAGAATCACTCATCAGAGGCCATCCGCAGAGCGGCAGTGTGTTCCCATGTGACGGTGGCCTGGTGGCGAGGCCACAGGGGTCGCCTAGTGCTGCAGAACCTCCTCTTCTTGAGCTTCGTCTCAGCCCTCTCACAGCCCCTTCCATCTCCGCAGCCCCTGTCTCGGCTCCACTACTCACATTTGCCCTGGTAATAGATGGTGCTACCTATGGCCACAGAGAGGAAGCCAAAGGCATAGAATCCTGCCCGAAGGAGGAAGATGGTGGGTGTTGCCAGCTGAGCAGGTCCTGCGTGGTGGCGGGGTGAGGAAGGGCTTAGGAAAGGGGGCCCTGGGAAGATGCTGCACAGGCTCAGGGCGGGCAGGGGGCctcagggagggcagggggcctCAGGGAAGGACTCTCAACTTCCGGAGAGAGTAGGGCCTCCAGCCAAGAAAGCACAGTTCCCTGGCACCTTACCTCTCTCCACCACCAGCGGAGTCCCATTCCCTGTTCTGACACCCTGGCCCAGCACCACCACCCTGCACACATAGACACCGGCGTCACGGCCTCAGGTGTTTCAGATGTGCAGCTCAGCCTGGAGGTCCCAGAGGAAGTGGGAAGAGGGGCCAGGTGGCCCCTGAACTCTGGGGTCCCATTCCTCACCTCCTTCCCTGGGGCCAATTTGTCCCAGTACCATGTGACAGAGCCAATGGCCAATCTCCTCTGGCTGGCGTTGAAGGaacaggcaggaaggcaggggtGCCCTCCTGAGTACAGATCTCAGGAGGCTGGGACACCCAGAGAGCAcaggatcctgggggcagagagaAGTCCCAGAGAAATGCCTCCCCAGTCactcaaaagagaaaaggcaagagaGCTTGCAGAACATTCCAGCTGTCCCCCCACCCACAGAGGCCCAGAGGGACAAGCATTTTAAATGTCTCATTAAACCCTTTCCTCTTTACCAATCTACTTTCCTAAGATTGCTTATTAAATAGGTTGTCAAATTCTTTCTCCTACCAGCTCTCACCCTCATCCTTGGTCCCATCATTCTCCGCTAGTATCTTTTTGCGGAAATTTAACCCATGACAACGAAGTTGAAGCTCATGAATGAATGTGGCTGCCTAGTTAATGAATATCATTAATTATGTTATTCCAGATATTATTTTAGTACTAAGAGCATTCTGTAGGATACCACCCTTGCTACTTTCTGTTGCTTTTGTTGTTGAAGAGCGTTAACTAATTACATCTCTAGGGGAAGGCATGGCTGTAACTGGTTGAAATCCCTATTTGAGACCCCAGTATGGATCCTTCATCCAAACTGATGAATTAAGCCAATTCTTAAAATCCTTGTTTAAATTCTCTGGTTAATTCTTCTATTTCAATGATTCTCAAACTTGAGGGTACATGGGATCACCAGGAGTGTTTTGTTAAAACAGATTCCcatgggacttcctgttgtggctcagcgctaatgTACCcaataagtatccatgaggatatgggtttgatccctggcctcgctcagtgggttaaggatctggtgttgccgtgagctgtggtgtaggtcgcagatgcatctcggatcccatattgctgtgactgcggcataggctggctctgatttgacccctggcccgggaacttctgtatgctgagggtgaagccctaaaaagccaaaaaagccaaaaaagccaaaaaaaaaaaaaaaaaaaagagagagagaaagaaagaaaagaaaggaaaggaaaagaaaaatgcagaaaaggaaaaagaaatactaaaacagATTCCCTGGCCCTATCCTAGAATTTTTTCTTGAGTGGGTCTGGAGTAGGCCCAAGAATTTGTCCCAGGTCCCAGCTGATGCTGACACTGCAGGTCCAGGGTCCACACTTAATTTAGTTAATTAATATGTTTGATAATTAAAATCAGTTTCATTAAGAAACTCCACTTAGATCTAATTAGGTCTCCCAAATTCCTAATTGTATCTAGATCTTAGATAGTAAGCCTTGTTTAATAGGCTTattaaattcattgaattaaaactTACCCCTTAAAAAATTTGACCCCTTCTTTCAAGCTCTTTTCACTAGTTGTGGGATGGAAGCTGGGCAGCAACTCTCTCAGGGGTGACATGGAGGGAACTGTGAACTAGGGGAGTCCTTGGGGTATCGGCTTTACAGAGGGACCCGCTGCTCCCACTCTCCTTTCCTCACCACATCCCTTGGGGCTCACTGTTCAGCCTCCACCACATCTGCTCCCCTGGGACATCTGTGTCCAGCCTCcctcatcctccctcctcccagccccaaccCCTTAGGGTCCTGGAAACAAATCCTGTCACCTGAATGGACCCTGATCAAGATGAGCAACAGCATCCGGGCCATGGTGAAGGGTGTTCCTGTTGATGAGGGGGACCTGAGCAGTGAGGGCTGAGTGGAAAAAGAATGACCCACCGCTGGTGACCAGGCCTTTGGTCACTGGATGGGGGTAGGGACATTCCTATGACACACACAACTCACACATCACTTACCAAGGACCTCAAGTCCCTAGGACCTTGGACATCCTGGCTCCCTGATGAAAGAGGATGCTGCTGACGGCGATATCTGGGTCGCTAGGAGGTGGGGGCAGCATGTGGGCAGGTTGCCTAAGCGTttgagggggagggtggggcttAGATGGCTGGTGACGTTAGGGTGGGTGGACGGGCGAGACCAGGATGTGGTTCCCCCATCTTCTGAGGTTCAAGACCAACCTTTTACCAAGAATAAGCCTCCAAGAACTTTTCTGTGCCCTGAGCTAACCTACTTCCCCTTCTCTGGGCTCAGTAGCACCCAGGTCCACCCCATCCATTCCCTTTCCCACGGCTGCTCTAGAAATTCTATAAATGGGAGGATTAGCAGAAGTCAGCTGATTGGTGTTGGCGGCCTGGGTGTTGCTAGGGACTTTGTGGAAGCTGCATTTGCATAGCAATCACCCTGTTTCACTTAGACCGTGAGGACTTGGGTGGATTGGCGGAGTGAGTGCAGCGGATGGAGAAGTTTGGCTTCCTTCAGATTCAGAACGCTGTCAAAGGAATACACCTCGCTCAGAGGTCTGTGTAACAAGCGTGTTCTGCACAGATTTATCACCCACTGAtaaattcactcttttttattttttattcattatttagcTAACATTTGTTGAGAAATTACAAAATGCCCACATTACACGAAATGCATTTTTACAGACACAAATGAAAGACACATTGCGTTGCAAGTAACTCCAAAGTCATATAGGGAGTGTGCCATACACTCTTGTGTATTACACACCTGCATTAGATAACACAGCACCTAAGAAAGACAAATGACTGTAATATGCTGGGTGAAACCTGCCCAGCCCTCACCACACATTTTTCTCTCTGGCTCCTTTATACGAATACacactctttctttctgtccataTTCCTAGCTCCGTGTCACAATACATTCATAAACTGTGCAGTTCCCATCTTCCACTGCAGTAATCacgagctcttttttttttttttttttgaaaagtagtaatttttatcattaagaatgctaaggatctggcattgccatgagctgtggtgtaggtcgcagatgcggcttggatctggagtcgctgtggctgtggtgtaggccagcggctacagctccgactagacccttagcctgggaacctccacatgccgtgggtgtggccttaaaaaaactaaaacaaaagaatgcTGATTTGGAGTCAGTTTGTTTTCTCACGCCAGCCCCCTACAAAATAGTTACacaatctttttatcttttcagggcaaCACCcagacatacggaagttcccaggccaggggtcgaatcagaactacagcttcaggcttacaccacagctcatgacaacaccaaattctttttttttttcttttttcttttagtcttttctagggccacacccacagcatatggaggttcccaggctaagggtctagtcggagctgtagccgctggcctacaccacagccacagcgactccagatccaagccgcatctgcgacctacaccacagctcatggcaacgccagatccttaacccaatgagcgaggccagggatagaacccgaaacctcgtggttcctagtcggatttgttaatcactgggccacgacgggaacttgacaacaccagattcttaacccattgagcaaggccaggggtcgaacccacatgctcatggattctagttggattcgtttctgctgcgccacagcgggaaccccgaCTAGTTACATAATCTCGAACAAATTGTTGAACCTCTATAAACCACCTAGACAGGCATGGGTACCACACAGTCGGGGCAGGACTCACAGCCATTCTCCATCAGTGGAGTGGCTGCATCTTCCAGACCATCTAACCAGAGGGTGTGGAACTGAGGTGCCATGGCAAGGCAAGGGCTGCCCCCTGGCGGTCACAGAGCACGGGGAGAACTGAGGCACCAATAGATGGCTTTTCTCAACCAGGCCTTAATTCCAGCATCTGCCCTGTCCAAAGAGTCAATGTGAAGAAAATTGTCTCTTCTGCTCAACCATGAGAACCCCGTAGTTTGGGGAGGGAAGGTCAGTACCAGTAGAGTGGGTGTGAGGAGCTGGAATGGGCAACTGGCTTGGGGACAAAACTCCATATTTCACAGGGCATACTCAATCACATAGCACTGCTCCAAGTTCCAGAGTAATGCGGCTTAGAAGTCAAGTCATCATAAATTGGAATCATGGCTCTACTGCTTACACATCTGTAAGATGGGAGTAGCATCTGTCAATTTTCAGACCACACTGTGGTGGAGGCTTAGTGTATGTCTGTCCCTAGAGTCTCCCAGTCCTGTTTGACCAGTGGTATAGCTGGGCTGGAACTCAAAGGTATCTTGCTCTCTCCACCTCTTTCTCTACCTAAGATTTCCAATATCAAAAAATATTGTGGATTCTAAAGAaagtacttggagttccctggtagctcagtgggttaaagatccagtgttgtcaccgctgtggcctgggtcgctactggggtgtgggtttgatccctggcctggaaactcctgcatgccaagggcatggccaaaaaaattaagacagtgattgcatttatttatttatttatttatttatttatttatttacttagaatttttagggccacaaccacagcatatggaagttcccaggctactggctgaattggagctgtaactgtcagcctacaccacagcaacaagggatctgagccatgtctgcgacctacaccacaactcacggcaagccagattcttaatctaatatgtggggccaggggtcaaacctgcatcctcatggatactagttgggttcattaccactgagacacatcAGGAacttcagttattgcattttttttaagtccatcTAGAATAAATTCTGGTGTGGATTcaaggatcctttttttttttttttttttttttttttttttttttgtcttttgtctttgttgttgttgttgttgctatttcttgggccgctcccgcggcatatggaggttcccaggctaggggtggaatcggagctgtagccaccggcctacgccagagccacagcaacgcgggatccgagccgcgtctgcaacctacaccacagctcacggcaacgccggatcgttaacccactgagcaagggcagggatcgaacccgcaacctcatggttcctagtcggattcgttaaccactgcgccacgacgggaactcctcaaggatcCTTTTCAATGACACTGAAACCCTCTAAGGAACTTTAACTTGTGGAATGCGAACAGTTGTGTTAATCAGCTCAGCAGACTCGAagatggaatttttcttttttttaattcaatgaattttatagcatttatacatgtacaactatcatcacagcccaattttatagcatttccatccccacccccccacccccaacctgtctcttttagaaaccataagtttttcaaagtctgtgagtcagtatctgttatgcaaagaagttcattgtgtcctttttttaagattccacatgtaggaattcctgttgtggctcgtggttaacgaacctgagtggtatccataaggatgcaggttcaatccctggcctcactcagtgggtcaaggatcaggtgttgctgtgagctgtggtgtagattgcagacatggcttggatctggcgttgctgtggctctggtataggcctgcggctacagctcagattagacccctcgcctgggaacctccatatgcccaggtgcagccctaaatagacaaaaaaaaaaaaaaaaaaaaaaagattccacatgtaagtgataacatatgacgTTTGTATCTCACTGTCTCCTAACTTCACCTAACATgataatgtcttttctttctttcttttttttttcttttcctcttttttttttttttttttttttttgtcttttctagggcctcacctgtagcatgtggaggttcccaggctaggggtctaatcggagctgtagccgctggcctacaccagagccacagcaactcaggatccgagctgcgtctgtgagctacatcacagctcacagcaacgccagatccttaatccactgagcaatgccagggatctaacccagaacctcatggttcctagtcggattccttaaccactgagccacaatgggaactccttttttatttttttagcatgataatttctaggtccatccatgttgctgcaaatgccattttttctttccttttaatcgccaagtaatattccaatgtgtatatgtaccacatcttctttatctgctcctctgtcaatgggtatttttgttgtttctatgtcttggctattgtatatagtgctgcaatgaacattggagaacatgtatcttttagagtcatggttttctctggatagatgcccaggagtgggattgctgggtcaaatgataattctatttctagttttctgaggaatctccatactgttttccacagtggttgtacccatttacattcccagcaacagtgtaatagggttcccttttctccacaccctctccagcacttattgtttatagtctttttgatgatggccattctggctggtataaggtggtacctcacagtggttttgatttgcatttctctaataatgagtgatgctgaacatcttttcatgtgttttttggccatccgtacgtctttggataattgtctgtttcgatcttctgctcatttttgatgcgatggtttgttttttgttattgagctataggaggtgcttataaattttggagattaatcccttgtcagttgcttcatttgcaaatattttctcccattctgtgggctgtcttttggggttttttagggtttcctctgctgtgcagaaaattttaaggatggaatttttctttctttctttctttttttttttttttgagggctgcacacttggcttatggaggttcccagactaggggtccaatctgaggtgtagccaccagcctacaccacagccacagcaactccagatccgagccacatctgcgacctacatacagcacagctcacggcaacgccagatccttaacccactgagcaaggccagggatcgaacccgcaacctcatggttcctagttggattcgtttccactgcgccacaacaggaactccaaggatggaatttttcaaaagaaacttttACCAGGTTCTCAAGAAGAAAGACAAGTAGGAAAGTTGTGAAGTGGAGGTACAGTCATCTCCAGTCTAATTTCTTTAATGTCTGCCAGCTGTGGGCTGCCTGGAACGTTGTTAGGGCCAATAAACTCCCAACTTAGAGCTTAGAAcatgaaaagaagtgaaaaacagaaaagatgctGGATTCCCAGCACAAGTGAGCCCATCTCACCTggcatttcctcctcttctcctcctgccgagtccttataaatatttttcaactaattactggttcccaggctatactttatttttttttaattttttttgtctttttgccatttcttgggctgctcccacggcatatggaggttcccaggctaggggtcgaatcggagctgtagctgccagcctacgccagagccacagcaatgcgagatccgagccgcgtctgcaacctacaccacagctcacggcaacgccagatccttaacccactgagcaagggcagggatcgaacccgaaacctcacggttcctagtcggattcgttaaccactgcgccacgatgggaactcccaggctataCTTGAAACCTCTGCCCGCAACTCCACCCCTGAGGTCCAGCCCCCCACATTTGGTCTCTCGTTCTTGCTGTCATTGTCTAATTCTCTCACATTCACCAAGCGCAGGCATCCAGCTCTCCAGCTTCCTCTCTATTTCAACCTCTGCCAGCTCTCTGGAAGATTTAATACCCGTGGATATGTTAATATGATTACATACAGGAAAATGCACAGATCTTAAGTGTACAGTGTGATGACCACTATTGAATATATACACCCACGAAAACGGCACTGCAGTTGAGATACAGATCATTTCCATCACCTTAGGAAATTCTCCTATGCTTCTTTTTGGTCAATCTCTCTCCTCCCAGAAGCAACCACTGACTTAAACCCTATAGATTAGTTTAAtctgttcttgaacttcatacaaatggaatcacagaagttcccaggctaggagtcaaatcagagctacagctgccagcctacaccacagccacagccacacgggatctgagacttgtctgtgacctacactacagctcatggcaacgttggatccttaacccactgatcagggcggggatagaaccctcgtcctcatggactcCTGTCATGTACACTCTCgtgtctagcttctttcattCTGCATAATTTCTATGAcatttatcagtctttttttttttggtctttttgccatttcttaggctgcttcctgtggcatatggaggttcccaggctaggggtcgaatcggagctgcagcaaccggcctacaccagagccacagcaatgcgggacccgagctgcttttgcaacctacaccacagctcacggcaatgccagatccttaacccactgagcaaggccagggatcaaacccgcaacctcatggttcctagtcagatttgctaaccactgcgccacgacaggaactccgagatttaTCAGTCTTGTTCTATGTATCATGCATCAGTAGcttggttttttcttttgatattatgAATGCATCCTCTatgggtattcttttttttttggccaccctgaggcatatggaattgctgggccagaggtcagatctgagcagaggttatgacctaagccacaggtcTAGccacaacggatccttaacccactgtgctgggccagggatcgaacactcccaagatgccaaCAATCCTGCTGAACCATAGCAGCAACTCCTCCTATGGATATTCTTGTACCCAACTTGCAAATTACTTTTCCGTACAGAAATTTTCACAGCTGTTTCACAGCTGTTTCACCTTGTCCATGGTAACAATAACCTTGACTCTATGTGATCTATACCTTGGATCTTGTCTCCAGGGAAGCTGTTCCCCTCTGGAATCTTACCTCCTCTTTCACAGGGATATAAAAGCAGTCAGACTTGAGTCCCTCCCAACTCCTGTAGCCTCCACACAAGCTTCCACCCCATCTCCTCTTGGAGGGCTCTTCTCACTTTCATTCAACTAACTCTGAGCATCTACCACGGGCTTTCCCAGACAATCCTGTTGTAGTCGCAGTCTTTACAAATGCTGTACTCCGTCGAGTCCCCAGTCTGTATCTCCATCTCAATCTGCACCTTCACCTCATGCCTCTTTCTGAGGTCCGAGTCCAGAATATCTAATTGCCCTCAAGACATTTCTTCCAGAATGTTCCACAGGCATTTCAAAATCATCAGTGTCCACCGGAACCAGGTCAGCCTTTCTGTATTCCCCACCTCAGTGAATGGAGACACAGTCCACTCGGTCACTCAAAGCAAAAACCTGGGGTTTATCCTATGCCGCCTTCTCACCTGATCCCTTCATGCGATCATCTCCAAGTCCTATCCGTTCATGCTAGTTAAGGCCCCCATCATCTCAGGACAAAACTATGACAATTGCTTCTCTGATGGACAGTGGGTTTCTTTTGAATATGCATTCTACGCCTCCCTCTCTGAGCATTGAGGCTCACCCATCTATtcaacaacacttttttttttttctttttctagggccgtaacgatggcgtatggaggttcccaggctaggggtctaatcagagcacgtctgcaacctacaccacagctcacagcaatgccggatccttaaccccctgagcgaggccagggatcgaacccagaacctcatggttcctagtcggattccttaaccactgagccacgacaggaactcctcttcaacAACACTTCTACCAAGGGCCTTCCAGGTGCTAGACAGCCTGTCTTCAGCTTCCCCATCTCTCTTTCCCTCACCTATCTCCTCTCATATCTTTTATATTCTCTCCACACCTCTTTTTTGGGTCtcatcgtctttttttttttttttttttttttgtctttttgccatttcttgggccactcccacggcagatggaagttcccaggctaggggttgaatcagagctgtagccactggcctacgccacagccacagcaactcaggatccaagccacatctgcgacctacaccacagctcacgacaacaccagatccttgacccactgagcgaggccaggaatccaacccgcaacctcatggttcctagtcagatttgttaaccactgaaccacgacgggaactccttgatctcaTCATCTTTATCAATATTACTCTTTCTTCCCTACCTCTC from Sus scrofa isolate TJ Tabasco breed Duroc chromosome 7, Sscrofa11.1, whole genome shotgun sequence encodes:
- the NCR3 gene encoding natural cytotoxicity triggering receptor 3 isoform X1, coding for MARMLLLILIRVHSGSCALWVSQPPEICTQEGTPAFLPVPSTPARGDWPLALSHGTGTNWPQGRRVVVLGQGVRTGNGTPLVVERGPAQLATPTIFLLRAGFYAFGFLSVAIGSTIYYQGKCE
- the NCR3 gene encoding natural cytotoxicity triggering receptor 3 isoform X2, whose translation is MARMLLLILIRVHSGSCALWVSQPPEICTQEGTPAFLPVPSTPARGDWPLALSHGTGTNWPQGRRVVVLGQGVRTGNGTPLVVERGFYAFGFLSVAIGSTIYYQGKCE